A window from Marinagarivorans cellulosilyticus encodes these proteins:
- a CDS encoding flavin prenyltransferase UbiX, with product MTDKITLAITGASGAQYGLRLLECVLAQGCDVDLLISKAAEVVINTETEHHIPSDFTQQEAWVKRRFGFSNGVVRLFSREDWFCPAASGSSSARKMVVCPASGGTLSAIANGASNNLIERAGDVALKERRQLILVPREAPYSQVHLENMLKLTQMGAVIIPASPGFYQKPKSIEDLIDFVVARILDQLGLDQKLVPKWGEVIKLY from the coding sequence ATGACGGATAAAATTACATTAGCAATTACTGGTGCCTCTGGCGCGCAATACGGTTTACGCTTATTGGAGTGCGTATTAGCGCAAGGCTGCGATGTGGATTTGTTAATATCCAAAGCGGCCGAAGTGGTGATTAATACTGAAACAGAGCACCACATTCCCTCGGACTTTACACAGCAAGAGGCTTGGGTAAAGCGGCGCTTTGGGTTTTCCAATGGTGTTGTACGCTTATTCAGCCGCGAAGATTGGTTTTGCCCTGCTGCCAGCGGTTCTAGTTCTGCGCGTAAAATGGTGGTTTGCCCCGCTAGCGGCGGCACGCTCTCGGCGATTGCCAATGGCGCCAGTAATAATTTAATTGAACGCGCTGGCGACGTCGCTTTAAAAGAGCGCAGGCAGCTTATTTTAGTCCCCCGCGAGGCCCCTTATTCGCAAGTGCATCTAGAAAACATGCTGAAGCTTACTCAAATGGGCGCGGTGATAATTCCTGCTAGCCCTGGCTTTTATCAAAAACCTAAAAGCATTGAGGATTTAATTGATTTTGTTGTAGCGCGTATTTTGGACCAGCTGGGGTTAGATCAGAAGTTGGTGCCTAAGTGGGGCGAGGTTATAAAGCTTTATTGA